One Cucurbita pepo subsp. pepo cultivar mu-cu-16 chromosome LG20, ASM280686v2, whole genome shotgun sequence genomic window carries:
- the LOC111782472 gene encoding polyadenylate-binding protein RBP45-like isoform X3, with the protein MQPAPGIAPHNMPHQAPQYQQQQPPYMMMPPQPPQPQPVPQMWPQQPQAASPQGQPSQPANADEVRTLWIGDLQYWMDENYIFNCFAHTGEVSSVKVIRNKQTGQSEGYGFLEFLTRPAAERVLQAYNGTAMPNGAQNFRLNWASAGEKRQDDSPDYTIFVGDLAGDVTDYVLQETFRARYTSVKGAKVVIDRLTGRTKGYGFVKFGDESEQMRAMTEMNGVLCSSRPMRIGPAANKNTSGGQQYAKNSYQNPQGTQNESDPNNTTIFVGNLDSNVTDDHLRQVFGQYGELVHVKIPVGKRCGFVQFSDR; encoded by the exons ATGCAGCCTGCACCTGGTATTGCTCCTCACAACATGCCTCACCAGGCCCCTCAATACCAGCAACAACAACCTCCTTACATGATGATGCCTCCTCAGCCGCCTCAACCGCAGCCTGTCCCTCAGATGTGGCCTCAGCAGCCGCAGGCCGCTTCGCCTCAGGGCCAACCCTCTCAACCAGCCAACGCCGATGAAGTTCGTACTCTCTGGATCGGAGACTTGCAGTACTGGATGGACGAgaactatatttttaattgcttTGCTCATACAGGCGAG GTTTCATCCGTGAAAGTTATTCGGAACAAGCAAACCGGCCAGTCCGAGGGTTACGgctttcttgaatttttaactCGTCCAGCAGCGGAAAGGGTACTACAAGCATATAACGGCACAGCGATGCCCAATGGGGCgcaaaattttagattgaacTGGGCATCAGCAGGGGAGAAACGACAAGATGACTCTCCCGATTACACAATTTTTGTAGGAGATTTGGCTGGTGATGTTACTGATTACGTGCTACAAGAGACATTTAGGGCCCGTTATACCTCCGTTAAGGGTGCTAAAGTTGTGATTGACAGGCTCACTGGACGTACTAAAGGTTATGGATTTGTTAAGTTCGGAGATGAGAGTGAACAAATGCGGGCAATGACTGAGATGAATGGTGTCCTCTGTTCATCCAGGCCCATGCGTATCGGACCAGCGGCTAACAAGAACACTTCTGGCGGTCAGCAGTATGCGAAAA ATTCATACCAGAACCCTCAAGGAACCCAAAATGAGAGTGATCCAAACAATACTACT ATATTTGTGGGGAATTTGGACTCTAATGTCACAGATGATCACTTGAGACAAGTATTTGGTCAGTATGGGGAATTGGTGCATGTAAAGATACCTGTGGGCAAACGATGTGGTTTTGTTCAATTTTCTGACCGGTGA